The genome window AAACCTGGCGACATTCCTGGAAGGCTGCGATCTGGCTGGTTTTAATTCCAATCGTTTTGATATTCCCATGCTCGTGGAAGAATTCCTGCGGGTGGGAGTTGAATTTGATGTGAAAAATCGCAAAACAGTTGACGCTCAGCGGATTTACCACATGATGGAACCGCGTAACCTGGGCGCTGCTTATAAATTCTATTGTGGAAAAGAGCTTGTGAATGCGCATAGCGCGGAAGCAGACACGATTGCCACTTTTGAAGTTTTGCAAGGACAAATTGCTCGTTATGAAGGCGTTAAGGTAGTTGATTCACATGGCGTGGAAACAGAACCGATCAAAAATGACGTGGCTGCGCTTCACGAGCTTACGGCTTCCAAACTGATCGATTTTGCAGGCCGGATGACCTATAACGACAAAGGAGAAGAGGTTTTCAATTTTGGAAAACACAATGGAAAACGCATTGCAGATGTTTTGAAAGCCGAACCTTCGTTTTACGATTGGATCATGAAGGGCGATTTTCCTTTGGATACCAAAAGAAAACTAACCGAAATTAAACTGCGCGCACTGACCCAGCGCTGACATAATCGTTGCGAACGCACTTGAGTAAGTAGTATTTATGTCTATTTTTGCCGGAAATCTATTTTTGACTATTTTAACCGAATATCCAACAAGGTAAACCTGCTATGATCCCAAACCCCAATATTCCAGAGGTCAATATACCGGCGGTTATTCAGAATATTCCCCTTCAACATTATCTAATTCTCAGCACTTTACTTTTTGTAATCGGCATTATCGGCGTACTTACACGTCGCAATGCGATCATCATTTTCATGTCTGTGGAATTGATGCTGAATGCTGCCAACTTGCTCCTTATCGCGTTTTCTTCTTATAGATCTGACCCTTCCGGGCAGGTTTTTGTGTTTTTTATCATGGCCGTCGCCGCTGCGGAAGTAGCTGTGGGACTGGCGATTATCGTAATGATTTACCGGAACACAAGAAATACGGACATTGGATTCCTTAACAAATTGAAGTGGTAAGCATTTGCCAGTAAAGATTAAATATTTAACATGTCTGCATCATTACTCATTCTGATTCCTTTGTTACCGCTGATTGGTTTCCTGATCAACGGAATCGGATTTAAGACTATACCCAAAGGCGCTGTCGGCATTATCGGAACATTGGCTGTTGTGGCGAGTTTCGTGCTGTCGGTGATGACTTTTCAAGCTTTTATAGCGGCTGGCAGTCAGCCGGTTATCGTGCCGCTTTTCGATTGGATCACAGTTGGCAACCTCAACATTCCGTTCTCTTTCCAGGTCGATCAGCTTTCGCTTTTAATGCTGATGATCATTACCGGAGTCGGTTCGCTGATCCACATTTATTCCATCGGCTACATGCATCACGATGAAGGTTTTGGTAAGTTTTTCGCTTATCTGAACCTGTTTTTGTTCTTCATGCTGCTGCTTGTTCTGGGTTCCAATTATGTGATCATGTTCATTGGCTGGGAAGGCGTTGGATTGTGCTCTTACCTGCTGATCGGATTTTGGAATAAAAACACAAATTACAACAATGCTGCCCGCAAGGCATTCATTATGAACCGGGTAGGAGATTTAGGTTTCCTACTGGGGATTTTTACAATCATCTCCACATTCGGTTCGGTTGAATATCTTGAGGTTTTCAGCCAGGCAACGGATTTTGAAATCGGTGATCCCGTGATCATCATGATTACATTGTTCCTGTTTATCGGAGCTATGGGAAAATCGGCTCAAATTCCGTTGTACACGTGGTTACCGGATGCAATGGCGGGTCCTACGCCTGTTTCGGCGCTGATCCACGCGGCTACGATGGTTACGGCCGGGATTTACATGGTGATCCGTTCCAATGTCCTCTATTCACTGGCGCCTTCCACATTGGAAATCGTCGGCATTATCGGTGCGGCGACGGCGTTGTTTGCGGCTTCGATTGGTCTTTTACAAAATGACATTAAGAAAGTCCTGGCCTACTCCACTGTGAGTCAGCTGGGTTATATGTTTATGGGCTTGGGTGCGATGGCTTATTCGGCTTCAATGTTCCACGTTATTACGCACGCATTCTTTAAAGCATTGCTATTCCTTGGAGCAGGAAGCGTGATTCATGCCATGTCCGATGAGCAAGATATCCGTTCGATGGGCGGCTTGCGGAAAAAGCTTCCTATCACGTTCCTCACATTCCTGATTGCAACCATTGCCATCTCCGGAATTCCGCCGTTTGCAGGATTTTTCTCCAAAGATGAGATCCTTGCACACGTTTTCGAGCACAACAAATTGCTTTGGGTAATCGGGGTTTTGGGCTCGTTAATGACCTCATTCTATATGTTCCGCCTATTGTTCCTGACATTCTTCGGAACATTCCGGGGCACGCACGAGCAGGAGCATCATTTGCACGAATCGCCTGCTTCTATGACGATTCCGCTGGTTATTTTGGCGGTTCTGTCTGCGTTAGGCGGATTTATTGGCGTACCGGAAGCATTGCATGGCACACATCATCTGGCTGAATTCATGAGCCCGTTGTATGACGCGTCTCGTCAGGTGAATCCTGAGGCTTTCTTGCCAACGGAGCTTTCGCACTCAGAGGAATATCTGTTAATGGGCGTTTCGGTGGCTGTGGCGTTGGTATCGGCGGTTGTGGCTTATGTTATGTATGTGCAAAAGGCTTCGGTTCCGGCACCGGATTCTCAGCCAAAATCAGCGTTGCAAGGTTTGGTGTACAACAAATATTATGTGGATGAGCTCTACGATAATGTATTTGTGAAGCCTATCAAAACCTTATCCAATATCCTTTACAGTTTTGGAGAGTTCTTTATTGATCTGGTGGTCAATGCTTTCGTAAGACTTACCCAATTCTTTGCAGGGCTTTTGAAGAAAACACAGACCGGTTCCACGGGCGATTATGTGTTTGCCATGGTTCTGGGCATTGTGGTTATCCTGTTTTGGAAGCTTTTACTTTGATCTATAAAATCCGTTCACCATTTGTTGCTGACCGTTGACTTGAAAATATGCTTACTCTTCTGTTAATACTTTTACCCATTGCCGCAGGTGTTCTTACGCTTCTCTCAGGCGAACGCCTCGCGAAGCAAGTTGCTTTGGTGAGCGGTCTGGCTGTGCTTGGCGTTTCCATTGCGACGTGGCTGCAATTTGATCCGGCAGCGGGAACCCAATTCAGCTTTAAATACGCCTGGCTCGCTTCCAGAGGCATTTCCTTCGCCGCAGGCATTGACGGCATCAGCCTTGTTCTGGTTCTGCTGACGACATTTCTGACACCGCTTATCATCCTTTCGGCTTTCAACCATGATTACAGGAAGCCTGCTTCCTTTTATTCGCTGATCTTGTTCATGGAAGCCGCCTTAATCGGTGTTTTCACGGCCACGGATGCGTTTTTGTTCTATCTGTTTTTCGAAGCGGCGCTGATTCCGGTTTACTTCCTGGCAGCGATATGGGGTGGAGAAAATCGTCTGAAAGTAACATTCAAGTTCTTCATTTACACCATTTTCGGAAGCTTGTTAATGCTGGTTGGACTCGTTTATCTGTATTACCAAACACCCGGCACGCATACTTCTGAGATCACCGCATTTTACGCATTGCAACTTGCCAAACCGGTTCAGGGCTTCATCTTCTGGGCGTTCTTTATTGCCTTTGCAATTAAAATGCCTTTGTTCCCATTCCATACATGGCAACCAGACACTTACACAGAATCGCCTACACCAGCAACCATGCTCCTTTCCGGTATTATGCTGAAAATGGGGGTTTATGGTCTGATCCGGTTCCTGCTTCCGATCGTTCCGGGCGGAATGGAAACCTGGGGCACGATGGCGATGGTCCTTTCCGTGATCGGCATCATTTACGGTTCTATCATTGCCATTCAGCAGAGCGATATGAAGCGTTTGATCGCTTATTCGTCTTTTGCGCACGTTGGTTTGATGGCCGCAGGTGTTTTCTCTTATTCGATCAATGGCTTGCAAGGCGCATTGATTCAAATGCTTGCGCACGGAATCAATGTGATCGGGCTGTTTTTCATCATTGATATTATTTACAGCCGCACCAAAACACGTTATCTGGATCAGCTTGGCGGCATCACGCAGAGCACACCGCATTTGAGCGTTTACTTTATGATCCTGCTCCTGGGAAGCGTTGCGCTTCCGTTAACAAATGGTTTTGTAGGCGAATTCCTGTTACTATCCAGCGTTTTCCAATACGATGGCTGGCTGGGCGCAATTGCAGGACTTACCATCATTCTGGGGTCCGTTTATATGCTGCGGATGTTCCAAAAATCAATGTTCGGCCCGCGTTCCAAGTGGGTTGAAGGATTCCAGGATCTTACCATGAGTGAGCGCGCTGTGCTTTTGCCTTTGGTGATCATGGTTTTCTGGATCGGCATTTACCCCAACACATTTCTGAAATTAACAGAGCCAGCTGTAAGTCAACTTTTACAAATGGTTAATAACTAGTCAAAATATGTATCCCATTATATTGTTGTCTGTTCTTGGCGTCGTAACCCTGTTTCTGGGCTTTTCGAAATCAAAGAATGTTTTGCTTCCTGCCGTATTATTTTTCCTTGTCCTGGCTATTGCGAGCAATTTCGTGGAGTGGAACAAAGGACCGCTGCTTTATTTTTATGATATGCTGCGGGTTGATAATCTGACACTTGCATTCAACGGCATCGTGCTGCTATCGGCTTTTATGATCGTGGCGATTTCAGGAGGCTTCCAGGAAAACCCTGATTCCGAGCCAGCAGAATATTTTGGGTTAATGCTTTTCTCGCTGGTTGGTGCGTTGATGATGATCGGTTTTGAGCACATGATCATGCTTTTTATCGGTGTGGAAATCTTGTCTGTCGCGATGTACATTTTGACAGGAAGCAACAAACGCAACCTGCGTTCCAATGAAGCTGCATTGAAATACTTCTTGATGGGCGCTTTCGCAACGGGCTTTATGCTTTTCGGCATGACCTTGATTTACGGGGCAACAGGCTCATTCAAACTCAGCCACATTCACGGTTTTGCTTCGAACATTCAGGCAGATGCACAGCCTTATATCTTATATGCGGGATTGCTTTTGCTGTTAATCGGCATGTTGTTCAAAGTTTCGGCTGCGCCATTCCACTTCTGGACGCCGGATGTTTATGAAGGAGCACCGACGATCTTTACCACATTCATGTCTACAATTGTGAAAACAGCCGGTTTTGCTGCTCTTTTCCGTTTGTTAAACACCTCATTCAGTGAAATATATGGCTTTTGGTGGATCATTATCGCAACCATTGCCGTGCTTACTTTACTCGTGGGGAACATTGGTGCAACGAGTCAGAACAGCTTTAAAAGAATGCTGGCCTATTCCGGGATTTCACATGCGGGTTATATGCTTATCGCTTTAACCGCATTGACCAAGCCTTCCCAAAATGCAATCGTATTTTACTCCCTGGCTTATTCATTGTCAACGATCTGTGCTTTTGGCGTACTAATGTTGGTTTCCAGAGAAAAAACACTCGAAGGACAGCCTAACGAACGCTACGAAGCATTTAATGGTCTGGCTAAACAAAATCCTATGCTGGCATTCGTGCTCGCGGTTTCCATGCTATCATTGGCAGGGATTCCTCTGACAGCTGGTTTTTGGGGTAAATTTTTCATCTTCACCAGCGCGGCAGACAGAGGAATTATCTGGATCACCGTTATTGCCGTGTTGATGTCCGCGGTGGGTATTTATTACTATTTCCGCGTGATCATTTCGTCTTATTTAAAAGAAGGAGATTTGATCAAGATCCGCGTTGCCCCATTTTATCAGGTGATTTTATTGCTTGCCACATTCCTGACTATCCTCTTCGGACTTGCTCCCGGCGTGTTTGAAGGCCTGTTATAAGGTTATTTTGAAGGCAAAAATTCGTTGACTTTCATCCAATGCAGGCAACGACCAAACCACTCGCTGAAAGCAGGCGTTTTGAGATACCCGTGCTCGCCTTTGGAATAAATGTGCATATCGGCTGGAATGCTCACCGCATTAAGCGCCTCATAAAACTGAATGCTGTTGGAAACCGGCACAACCGTGTCATCACCCGCATGCGTCAAAAACGTGGGTGGCGTGCTTTTGGTGACTTGCAGTTCATTGGAAAAATATTTAAGCTTCTCCTTCGTCGGCGTCTTTCCGAGCAGATTGCTGCTCGAACCTTTATGCCCGATAAGGTCCATCAAACTGATCACCGGATATACCAGGATCATAAAATCCGGCCTGAGGCTGGTTTTCATTGGGTTGGCAATAAATGTGCTGTCATAATGTGTCCCTGCGGTCGCGGCTAAATGTCCGCCTGCTGAGAAGCCCATAATGCCAATCTTTGCCTGGTTAATCTTCCATTTTTCCGCCTGTTCCCGGACCGTCTTGATCGCCTGCTGCGCATCCTGTAACGGCCCCAGCGACTTATCGGACATAATTTTGTCGTCCGGCAACCTGTATTTCAGTACCATCGCTGCAATGCCCGCTTTGTTAAGCGCTTTGGCCACCTGGTGTCCCTCTCGCTCCATCACTAGCACGCCGTAACCACCGCCCGGACAAACGATCACTGCTGCTCCGGTTGAGGCTGACGCAGGCGGCAGATAAACCGTTAATGTGGGCCGGGACACTTTCCTAGCGATCTGATCAACATTCGTCTCCTCATCCGGCACTTGAATGGAGTTCGGAATTTTGTCGGGATAAAGCGGCATGACTGTCTGGGCAAACGCCTGAAAAGTGCTGGATGAAATGAGTAAGATACAGAATCCGAGAGTTGTAGAAAATGCTTTTCGGGGCGTCATGTTAATTAATCGTGTTTTAATTTTTTTCTAATCAGGATAAGTCTAAAATGTAACTAAATTTCGGTTACACATTATCTTTCCTGAAACGAAGTATGAAATGGCATTTTTTTACCTGGACCTGAAAGTGGGCAGAATCGCAGGCACATCTGCATTCAACGTAAACCAAATTGCACCATTCTACGTTATGCTTCAAATTTTGACATTATTAATATAATATTTACAAGAAAATAGAATTTGCTTTGTTACTTTATGTCTGTTACCAATAAAAAAATTTAACTAGTTTTGTAGCTTATGGAAATCATGCACTAGTTTCTTTGAAGTGTTATAAAATGAGCCATATCATAATCAATCCACAATAACAGAATGAAATATCCAGTACATGCAGAAGGTAGGTTTCAGTTTATCGACGAGGGAAAAGGCGAAACATTACTGCTTTTGCATGGTCTTTTCGGTGCGTTGAGCAACTGGGACGGCATCATAGATCATTTTTCCAGTCGCTTCCGCGTTATAATTCCTTTGCTTCCTATTTATGAACTGCCTCCGCGAGAAGCCGGATTGGAAGCGCTTTTAGCCTTTTTGGAAGATTTTGTGTCCTTTAAAAACCTGGCGAATGTGACCGTGATCGGAAACTCTCTGGGCGGCCACATTGGACTATTGTATACTTTAAAGAACCAGGAAAACGTTCACAAACTGGTTTTGACGGGAAGTTCGGGCTTATTTGAAAACTCAATGGGCGGCTCTTTCCCGAAGCGTGGCAGTTATGACTACATCAAAGAACGTGTTGCATATACATTCTACGATCCGGAAGTGGCAACCAAGGACCTGGTTGACGAAGTTTTCGAAACCACGTCGAGCATTCCTAAATGCATGAGCATTGTGGGCATAGCAAAATCTGCGCAGCGACATAATCTTGCGAAAGATCTGCATGAAATCAATGTTCCTACGTTATTGGTCTGGGGATTGAATGATACGATCACGCCGCCGCATGTGGGCTATGAATTTAACAGGCTTATTGCGGGTTCGGAGCTGCATTTTATTGATCACTGCTGCCATGCGCCCATGATGGAACGCCCTCATGAATTTAATGTGATACTGGAAAGCTTTCTGGAAAAACATATTTCAGTGCCTGTTGCCTGACATTTTTCTGAGGGAATTTCTTTTGATACGAAAGTTGTTACATATATAGTTTTTTTATAGATTCGAAAAATGACGATCTGAATATGCTTGCTGCTACCCTGATTAATCCCATGATCCCAGTCCTGAAACTGACCGATTCGGTTAGCACGGCATTGGACTGGATGGATGAATTTGGTGTAAAGCAGCTTGTCGTGGCAGATGCCGGCATTTATCAGGGAATTGTGTCCGAGGACATTCTTTATGATGTCACGGATAATTCGGACCCGCTTGCGAAGATCATTATCCAGCACAAGGATATTTTTGCTTCCGAAGACCAGCATCCTTACGAACTTTTACGGCTTGTAAATCAATTCGGCTTGCTGATTATACCGGTTTTGCATGAAGACCGGAGTTTCGCAGGAAGTATTTTAGTAAATGATCTGATCGAACATTTCGTCAATGAGCTGGGTGTTCAGGAAAAAGGAGCTGTTATAGTGCTTAAAATTGCCGAACGCAGCTATTCGCTTTCAGAGATCAGCCGTTTGATCGAATCCAACGGCACAAAGGTCCTGAGCAGCTATTATTCGTCCGGAGAAAGCTACAATCCGCTGAACGAAGCGAAGCTTACATTAAAACTCAACCGGACGCACATTACGCCTATTATCGCTACACTCGAGCGTTTTGGTTATGAAATTGAAGAAGCGCATGCCAATGACCCCATCGAAAGCGTAGATCAGGAGCGATTGGATATGCTTTTGAGATACCTTGCCACCTGATTTCTTCACATTAGTTCAACGGCCGGTATTTTGAATCGGCATATTTGCGCGTATCTTTCGGAAGAAACAAGATGATCTACTTTTTCTTCCATGAAAATAGCAATTCACGGACGCAACTTTAATGAGTCCGCCCGCCCGTTCATTGAAAACATGTTCAATGAGCTGTCTCGCCGGAAAGTTGAAGTCCAGCTCTCCAAACCCTTTCGGAATTTTCTGGATCAGAACGGGATCACGCACTACTCAGAGCTTGTTTACGAAAAACCCGACGAACTTTTTGACGCACGCCTGATCGTGAGTATGGGCGGGGACGGAACATTGCTTGAAACCATTTCACATGTTGGAAAAAGGCAGATCCCGGCCATAGGGATCAATGTGGGCAGGCTTGGTTTTCTGGCCACCGTTCCTCCTGAGCGGATCACAGATATGATCCAGGCGCTGGAAAACAACCAATACAGGATCGACGAAAGGACATTAGTAGAAATAGAATCCAATATCGATTTATTTGATGGCCAGAATTTCGGTTTAAATGATTTCACGATCACAAAAACCGATACTTCGTCCATGATTACGGTTCACACCTATCTCAATGATGAGTTTCTGAACTCCTACTGGGCCGACGGCCTGATCATTTCTACTCCCACCGGCTCAACAGGTTATTCGCTCAGCTGCGGCGGACCGGTTCTTGTTCCGCATTCCCAAAATTTCATTATTACGCCCATCAGCCCGCATAATTTGAATGTCCGACCTTTGGTTTTAGAAGATACTGCGGTCATCAGACTGGAAGTAAAAAGCCGCAGCAACAATTTTCTGGTCTCTCTGGATGCAAGGTCAAGGGTTGTTGATGAAAACACCTTACTAACCGTTAGAAAAGCCGGGTTCATCGCGCGATTAATAAAAATGCACGACGACAGTTTCCTTAATACATTGCGAAGCAAGCTTTCCTGGGGATTGGATATGCGGAATTAACACATTCACCGATGCAACTGATCTATCACACATTTGACCTGCAACTCAGGCATACATTCACCATTGCGCACGATTCACGCGATGTACAGCCAACATTGATTGTAGAACTCCGTGACGGCCATTTGAGCGGCCTGGGAGAAGCAACCAGCAACCCCTACTACGGCATTACGATCCCGAATATGATCGAGTCGCTAGAAACTGCGAAAACGATTATTGAAGGTGGCGCCTATCAAAGTGCCGAAGAGCTTTGGGACCTGGTGCATCCACTTTTGCAAAACAATTCCTTTGCACAATGCGCCCTGGATGAAGCCGCTCATGATCTATTCGCCAAAAAGAAAAATCAAAAGCTTTATGAAAGTTGGGGGTTAAATATTGATAACATCCCGCTCACCAATTTCACGATCGGCATTGATACGGTTGAGAAAATGGTATCCAAAATGAAAGAGCTCCCCTGGCCTGTTTACAAGATAAAATTAGGCACCAACGAAGACCTTCGTATTGTATCTGAATTGCGTAAACACACGAATGCGCTGTTCCGCGTAGATGCAAATTGTGCCTGGACGGCAGAGCAAACCATTGCCTTTGCACCAGGATTGAAGAAGCTTGGCGTTGAATTTATCGAACAACCGCTGGCTGCGAATGACATCGAAGGCATGAAAAAAGTCTTTGCCGAATGTGTGCTTCCTGTGATCGCCGATGAAAGCTGCATTATTGAAAGTGATGTAAAATCCTGCCACGGCTTGTTTTACGGCATCAATGTAAAGCTTACCAAATGCGGCGGACCTACTGCCGCAAAACGCATGATAGCAGAAGCTAAAAGTCTAGGAATGAAAACAATGATCGGCTGTATGACCGAGACAAGCGTTGGGATCTCTTCCATTGCACACTTCCTGCCATTGCTGGATTATGTGGATATGGACGGCTCACTGTTAATCAACAATGATCCGGCATCCGGTGTAACCTTTGACTACGGACGCATTATCTTTCCTAACCGCACAGGCTCCGGCGCAATGCTTAATGCCTGAATTTTGATCCGTAGTTTTCAGTGAAAACTTTTCAAACCAACCATCTTCCCGGCCGCACTGTGTTAACCGGCAATTGCGAGACATATCTTTGGCTCAGCGGAACAGATTATCTGGGAATGGGACACGACGAAGTTTTTCGTAGTTTCCTATATGAAGGTCTGGAACGATATGGAATGCATTTCGGAAGCTCACGGAATAACACACTTCGCTTGTCTGTCTATACTGAGACGGAAGAAAAACTGGCAGATTGGATAGGATCAGAATCTGCATTATTAATTTCATCGGGAATGTGGGCAGGGCAATGTGTGATGAAAATCATTGAGCAGGTGATTTATAAATCGGGCAACTCTCAATCTATTCAATATCATTACGCACCCAAGGTGCATCCCGCATTATGGGGAAATGAGCACAAAGTATATGCTGGTCCCTGGGCGGACTGGGCACAAAACGTTATCCGGGAAGTCAGAGAAAGCCCTGAGGATACTGCTCACATCATTTGTACAGATGCCGTTGGCTCGCCTCTCGTTGAAGCATTTGATTTTTCAATTTTTTCAAGCTTGCCATTGCGGGGCAATGTCTGGATCGTGGTGGACGAGTCGCATACATTAGGCGTATGTGGAGAATCAGCAAATGGCCTTTATAAATCAATTTTGACGCTTGGAAAGGCCAATGTCGTGATGGCTTCCTCGCTCAACAAAGCATTAGGCATTCCTGCTGGCGTTATCGCCTGTGATGCGCGGATAGCCGAAACGATTCGCAGTTCCGCCTGGTTCTCCGGAGCATCCCCAACCGCGCCCGCATATGCCTACGCTTTGAAAAGGCTTTTGGAAATAGAACATTACAAGACCCAAAGTGATCTGCTGATCACAAAGGTTGAACATTTCTCGAATCACTTACAGTCTCCTCACCTGTTTCAAAGCATCCCAGGCTATCCTGTATTCTGCTGCGAAGGCTCCGCTTTGTTTGAGACGTTGTTGGTAAAAGGCATTATGGCATCATGCTTTTCCTATCCGAGCGTCAACGATGCTCCCGTCACCAGGATCGCCGTCACCACGCTCCACCAAAAAGAAGACCTCGACCGATTGGCCGAGGTCTGTAATAACTTTATTTCTTAAATCCCTTTTAGATTTCTCCGTTACCTGATGAACTAGCCAGTGCTTTTTCCTCAGCAAGCTTTTCTCTTTCTACTTTTCCTGCAACCAGAATACTTAATTCATAAAGAAGGAACAATGGAATAGCCACGATAACCTGGCTGTAAATGTCCGGAGACGGCGTGATAACGGCTGCGACAATCAGGATTACGATCATGGCATGCTTGCGATATTCGCGCATAAATGAAGGCGTAAGCACTCCTACTTTTGCAAGCACATAAACAACAATCGGAAGCTGGAAAGCAATTCCGCAAGCCAATGTTAATGTCGCAACGAGTGAAATGTATGAGGATAAGCTGAATTCGTTAATGATCGAAGGATCCAACGTGAAATTAGCTAAGAAATTGATAGCCAGTGGCGTTACAATATAATAACCAAAGAATACACCGGAAAAGAAAAGGAATGTCACATAAAATACGGCTCCTCTCGCCGACTTCCTTTCTGATGGCCGCAACCCTGGTTTGATGAACCGCCAAACCTCCCAGAAAGCATAAGGAAAAGCAAACACCAAACCCGCGATGACTGCGGAAGTCATACTCATCGTGAATTGATCACCTACGCCAATCGCCTGCAATTTGAAGTTTAATGCCTTGATACACAGATCATCGTATTGTACTTTTTCTGCCAGCTTACACATCATCCGGTAAGTCCAGAAATCAGGCTGCGAAGGCGCGATGATCACATAATGGTAGATTTCTTTAATATATATAAAGGCCAGAATAGCAAAAACAAGAATAGATCCACCTGCCCGAATCACATGCCATCTTAATTCTTCAAGATGCCCGATAAACGACATCTCTTTGCCTACTTCTTCTTCTTCGCTTTCTAATTCCTGGTCTAAGGGCATATTCTTATATTATTACTAAAATTCTATTTACGTTGAAAAGCAAAAACAAGATTGTTCTGTATTTGTAAAAGCCGAATTTACTTAAAAAACCCGTCGAAATAATCCGGCGGGTTTTTTTTAAATTGCTTTATGACTGATTAATCCATTACAAAAGGATAGTCATTCTCTACATAAACATCTGTGTAAGCTTCTTTCGCGTCAGGGAATTCTGAATCTTCCGCAAACTGAACAGATTCTGCAACGATATCTTTTACTTTCTTATCAATGTTTTCCAGATCTTCTTCCGTCGCCAGCTGGTTTTCCAGGATCACAGCGCGGATTTGCTCAATGGGATCGCGGTGTTTGTATTCTTCCACTTCCTCTTTTGAACGATATTTCTGAGGATCGGACATGGAGTGACCTCTGTAACGGTAAGTCCTGAATTCCAGGAAAGTAGGTCCTTCTCCGCTTCTCGCGCGCTCAGCTGCACGGCCAACCGCTTCGTGGATCGCCTCAACGCTCATTCCGTCAACGGGTTCGGAAGGAATGTCGTAAGCCTCACCCAATGTGTAAAGCTCTGTAACATTGGAAGACCTTGCCACCGAAGTTCCCATGGCATATCCGTTGTTTTCCACAACGAAAATCACCGGCAACTTCCAGCTCATGGCCATATTCAATGCTTCGTGAAAAGCTCCCTGGCGAATTGCACCATCACCGAAATAGCAAATGCAAAGGTTTCCGGTTTTGTTATATTTCTCAGCAAAGGCGATTCCAGCTCCCAGCGGGATCTGCGCACCTACGATTCCGTGACCTCCTACAAAGCCTTTTTCTTTATCGAAAATGTGCATGGAACCACCTTTTCCTTTGGTTGTCCCTGTCTTTTTTCC of Dyadobacter chenhuakuii contains these proteins:
- the pdhA gene encoding pyruvate dehydrogenase (acetyl-transferring) E1 component subunit alpha, translated to MATVTEKKKKSDPKSLQHPKEQYMFWFENMLLQRRFEEKAGQLYGQQKIRGFCHLYIGQEACSSGAVTALKEGDKYITAYRDHGIPLALGTSPNAIMAELYGKKTGTTKGKGGSMHIFDKEKGFVGGHGIVGAQIPLGAGIAFAEKYNKTGNLCICYFGDGAIRQGAFHEALNMAMSWKLPVIFVVENNGYAMGTSVARSSNVTELYTLGEAYDIPSEPVDGMSVEAIHEAVGRAAERARSGEGPTFLEFRTYRYRGHSMSDPQKYRSKEEVEEYKHRDPIEQIRAVILENQLATEEDLENIDKKVKDIVAESVQFAEDSEFPDAKEAYTDVYVENDYPFVMD